In Ruminiclostridium josui JCM 17888, the genomic window TAGTTGATGTAGAGAAATTCCACAAGGTCTAAAATATGCTATAAGAAGGTGATTCCAATTCCCATCAAGATACAGGATTCGTCCGATAACCGTGCAAATATTTCAGCTTTGCCCGGCAGAGATGAAAGAGCCATAAGAAATGAGAGAGATACAACTTTTTCATATCAGCTAAGAAAACTTGAAACCAAGAATTATGAAGAAAGGGTTAAAGTACTTGCTGATAAAATAGAGAGCCAAGGTAAAAAACTTGGAAAAAAGACCGACATCAGGGAATTGAAGGTATACAAGCAGTTGATTTCTGAATTTCTTGATGAGGCGGTTTCACATTCACATCATTTTACGAAGAAAAACTTCCTTGACAGAAGGGGAAGACACAGGGTTTACGCGATTATAAAAAAAATTAATGAAGAACTTATTGAACTGACAAATGAAGTACTTAAATCACAAAAAGATAACATTAGCATACTAAAAAAACTTGATGATATCAGGGGATTAATACTTGACTTGTTATTGTGATGTTACGGAGGCAAAATGGTAGGGCACCAAAGAATACTATCCGCATTAAGAGCTGCAGTACAAAAAGATAATGTAAGTCATGCATATATATTTGAAGGTCCGGATGGAGTTGGAAAAAGAGATACTGCGCTGAAGTTTGCCTCTATGCTTATGTGCAGGGATGATAAATTCCCATGCGGGGAATGTAAATCATGCCAGTTGTACAAGGAAGCCTCAAATCCGGATTTTTATGAAATAATACAAAAAGATAAAAGCATCAGTGTCGAGGAGATAAGAACTATACTAAAGGGGCTTGTTATAAGGCCACTTTATTCTAAATACAAGGTAATTGTCATAAACGATGCTGATGCTATGACTATTCAAGCACAAAATGCACTGCTAAAATCTTTAGAGGAGCCGCCCCCCTATGTAGTATTTATATTAACGGTCCAATCTTCGGCGGCAGTAGCACAAACCATACGTTCCAGATGTCAGAGAATACTATTTAACAGATTGTCACATGAAGATGTTATGGAAATTCTTGAGTCAAACTATGGGCTTAGAAAACCTGACTGGGAATTTATTGTTTCATATGCTGACGGTGTGGCAGGTACGGCATTAGAGCTTGCAGAGTCGTCATATTACCTTCAATTAAGGGAGGAAGTGCTGGAGTTTACTTCAAAGCTTGTATCAGCAGAAGACGCTGACTTGTTTAAGTTTTATGAAACGTTTGAAAAAAATAATGATAGGGTAGACTATATACTGCATGTAATACTATTGTATTTCAGGGATTTACTAATTTACAAGGAGACTGGTGATACAAGTCTATTGATAAATTCAGATAAAAAAGATATGATTATTAAGAATGTGGGACTATCCTTTTCACATGTTTTAAAATGCATACAGGCAGTCTGGAATGCTCGTAGAGGCTTAGATAATAACGCCAACTTCCAGCTTGCCATAGAAGTTATGCTTATGAAAATTAAACAGGCAAATAATACGTAAAATTTATGTATTATAGAAAGGAATTTTATAGATGGTAAAGGTTGTAGGAGTTAGGTTTAAAAAAGCAGGAAAGATATACTATTTTGATCCCGGTGAATTAGTGATAGATTTAAACCAGAATGTCATAGTTGAAACTGCAAGGGGAATAGAATTCGGATTGGTTGTTGTTCCTAACAGAGAAGTGGAAGAGTCTGAGATAGTTGCTCCGCTTAAAAAGGTTATAAGAATAGCAACTGAAGAAGATAATGTTCATGCTCAGGAAAATGATAGAAAAGAAAAAGATGCATTCAATATATGCCTGCAAAAAATTAACGACCACAAATTAGAAATGAAGCTTATAGACGTAGAATATACCTTCGACAACAACAAGGTCTTGTTTTATTTTACAGCAGATGGAAGAGTTGATTTCAGAGAACTTGTGAAGGATTTGGCATCAGTTTTTAAAACCAGAATAGAGCTTCGCCAGATTGGCGTAAGAGACGAGTCGAAGATGATGGGTGGAATAGGAATATGCGGCAGAGTGCTCTGTTGTAATTCATTTTTAGGAGAATTCCAACCTGTTTCAATAAAAATGGCAAAAGAACAATCTCTGTCACTAAATCCTACCAAGATTTCAGGCACTTGCGGAAGACTTATGTGCTGTCTTAAATATGAGCAGGAAGCGTATGAAGATCTTCTGGCCAGAGTTCCCAAAGTTGGCGCAATAGTTGAGACACCTGAAGGACAGGGAACTGTTGTGGAGGTAATACTATTAAAGGAAATTCTTAAAGTAAAACTGGACATTGGTAATGAATCTGATTTGAGAGTGTATAATTTCAAGGATGGAGAAATTAGGGTAATAAAAGACGCGACAACCAGTGACGACAATGATTTAGACCTTGAAGCACTTAAACAACTTGAGGATTAAAAGAGATGGTAAAATAGTTTGTCAATCGGTATAATAGATGGTAAAATAGTAGCGAAAAGCAAATAGCAAGATATTTGTTTTCCTTAATATTTAGGAGGTGTTAAAAATGGCATATTCAATAACTGATGCTTGTATTAGCTGTGGGGCATGTGAATCAGAGTGTCCGGTATCATGCATAACTGCTGGAGATAGTATTTATGTAATTGATGAGGATACTTGTATAGAATGTGGAGCATGTGCAAACGTATGTCCTGTTGATGCTCCTCAACAGAAATAAGTCTTGGGTAATAAGGGTCAGATAAAGGGTCATCCTTTATTTGGCCCTTTTTTCAGGGATAAAACTATTATAAGGGGTGTACTTTTGGTTACTATCAAAGAAAAAGAACGTATTGACGATCTTCAGCTAAAGGGACTCAAGCTTATACAAAATACAGAAAAATTCTGTTTTGGAGTGGATGCGGTGCTGTTGTCTGACTTTGCTGATGTTAAGAGAAACAACAAGGTTCTTGATATAGGGACGGGAACAGGTATAATACCAATACTTTTGGCAGGAAAAACAAAGGCAGCCAAGATTGTTGGCCTTGAGATTCAAGAAGAAATGGCGGAGATGGCATCCAGAAGTGTACTAATGAACCAACTCTCAGACAGGATTGAGATAGTTCATGGGGACATAAAGCTTTATGGGGAGTATTTTGGGAAATCCAGCTTTGATGTTGTAGTTACAAATCCACCGTATACAAATAAAGGCTGCGGGTTGGTAAATCCTATGGACAGCAAAGCAATTTCCCGACATGAAATTTTATGTAGCTTAGAGGATGTTGTAAGTGCGTCGGCAGCATTATTGGTGCCCGGAGGACAGCTTGCAATGGTGCACAGACCTGAAAGACTGGCTGACATAATATGTAGTATGAGGAATAATGGTATTGAGCCAAAGTATTTAAGAATGGTACACCCAAAACCCGGCAAGAAACCAAATATGCTGCTTATTAAGGGAAACAGAGGGGGGAACCCAGAACTTAAGGTAATGGAACCCTTATATGTGTATAACTCGGACGGAAGGTACTCGGATGAGATAAATAAAATATATGGAAGAGAAGAGGAAGGACAAATTGAGTGAAAAGGGTAAACTTTATCTGGTAGCAACACCTATTGGTAATCTTCAGGATATAACTTTCAGGGCAATAAACACGCTGAAAGAAGTTGACTTTATAGCAGCAGAGGATACCAGGCAGACAATCAAGCTTTTAAATCACTTTGAGATAAAAAAACCTCTTGTAAGCTATTATGAGCATAACAAGGTAGTAAAGGGTAATTATCTTATAGAACAGCTGCTTCTTGGCAAAAACATTGCTCTGGTATCTGATGCGGGAAGCCCGGGAATATCAGACCCCGGAGAGGATTTGGTGAAGCTTGCCATAGAAAATAATATTGAAGTCACAATGATTCCTGGGCCCGTTGCAGCGGTTACGGGACTGGTTATATCAGGGCTGCCTGCTGGAAGATTTGTATTTGAAGGCTTTCTTCCCATGAATAAGAGGTCTAGACAGGAAAGACTTCAGCAGCTAAAAAATGAAACCAGAACAATAATATTTTATGAAGCTCCACATAAACTTCCATATACTTTAAAGGATATGTACAATGCGTGGGGAGACAGAAAAATAGCCCTTGCACGAGAGCTTACCAAAAGGTTTGAAGAGGTTATAAGATGCAGTTTATTTGAAGCAATGGAACGGTTTCAGGAAGAAGCTCCAAAAGGTGAGTTCGTTGTCATAATTGAGGGACAGGATGAGGAATTGCTTGTTGAGCAGGAACGTAACAAATACTCTGAAATCAGCATAGAAGATCATGTAAACAAATATATTGAAGAGGGACTTACAAAAAAAGATGCAATAAAAAAGGTAGCTGAGGATAGGGGTATAAGTAAAAGAGACGTATATAGTACCGTAATGAAAAAATAAAAAGAACCTGTGAAAAACTTTCACGGGTTCTTTTTATTTTTGATTTTCAGTAATAAATTATTATTACTTCTTTAGTTCTTTCATACACTCAGGGCAGATATTCTTACCCTTGTATACGATTACATCCTTAGCATTACCACAGAAGATACATGCAGGCTCATATTTCTTCAATATAATGGTTGCCTCATCAACGTAGATTTCTAAAGCATCCTTTTCTGCAATGTCCAATGTTCTGCGTAGCTCGATTGGAAGAACAACTCTTCCAAGCTCATCAACTTTTCTTACAATACCAGTAGATTTCATCAAAATTGACCTCCTCATATGCACTACATATTTAGACAAACTTCGAATTTATAATACCATAAATTCCAATAAACGTCAACTGAAAATTTTTCATGATTTTTGTTATTTTTGCAATTATAATACTTTATAAGTCAGTTATTACAAGGCTTTTAATAAAAAAGAAGAAAATCCTTAAAATGTTACGAAATTGTTAAAATTTTTGTTTAATTTAATTTTTACAAAGATAGAAAAATAATACTGGAAAATTTTATTTTGGCTTGGGAAATATTCGACAAAAAAGCCTAAAATTCTGTTACATAATAGAATGTGTCCAGGCATATATACTAAGAGTAACTTTCCTGTTTGACAGCCGGAAAAGAGGTATTTATGCTTAATTATATTTGGATTGGTCTGTTAATGATAGGCTTTACATTTGGAATAGTTAACGGCAGACTTGATGATGTAACAAAGGCAGCAATGGATTCTTCCCAGACTGCCGTCACCGTTTGCATAGGATTGCTGGGGGTTATGTGTCTTTGGACAGGGCTAATGAAAATAGCTGAAAAAAGTGGACTTATCAGAATAATAGGACGTGCAGTAAGGCCGGTTTTAAGATTCCTTTTTCCTGAAATACCAAAAGAGCATCCGGCTTTAGGTGCTATAGTAATGAATCTTGTTGCAAATTTCCTTGGCTTGGGAAATGCTGCTACTCCATTAGGGATAAAGGCTATGAAGGAATTACAGAGTATAAATAAGGATAAAAAAACAGCTACCAATGCTATGTGTATGTTTCTGGTCTTAAATACGGCAGCAATTCAACTGGTTCCTGCCAATATCATTGCGCTAAGAACCTCTGAGGGCTCAAAAAAACCTGCTGAGATAATCATATGCATATGGATTGCATCAGTCTGTGCAACTATTATGGGTATTATAGCAGCAAAGATGCTGTCGGCAGTATGGAAAAAGGACAATTAGAGAAAAGTGGTGGAACATGGATTTAATTAGGCACTTGTCTGACTACGCTGTTCCGGCAATATTTGTAGTAATACTCGGAGTGGCAGTATTAAAAAAAGTAAAAGCTTATGATGTATTTGTGGAAGGTGCAAAGGACGGAATAGATACAATAATAAAAATAATTCCCTCACTGGTAGGACTTTTGGTAGCAGTAGGAGTTTTCAAAGCATCAGGGGCAATGGATAGTCTGATACTTCTGCTGAGACCTATAACAGATTTGCTAGGAATGCCTCCACAGGTTGCACCCCTGGCATTGCTGCGCCCTATATCGGGAAGTGCATCTTTTGCTTTTGTAACTGAGATTATCAAATCTTTTGGACCGGACTCCTATGCCGGAAGAGTTGCAGCTACAATGATGGGTTCAACAGAAACAATATTTTATACACTGGCGGTTTATTACGGTTCAGTGGGTATAAAAAATATCAGGTATACCCTTATAGCTGCCATAATGGCTGATATTATAAGTGTTATTGCATCTGTGTGGGCATGCCAGTTTATATTCGGTTAGAATTTTTTTAGTGCTCTAAGAATTTTAGCTGATAGGGAATACAGCCACATACCTTTTCCTCCCGATTTATATAATCCTTTGCTTGTAATATTGTTCATACCTTCTCTTGCTTTGGGGTCAGTGATAAACAAACTCAAAATAATTTTGAGCACTGACTTTACGTTGCTTTTATACGCTGTTCTGACAGACAAAGCTTTGTCGGTAAAGAATCTGATTCTATCTTCATACTCTTTGAGATTATCATAATAAAAAATATAGTTTAAGCTGCCGGAAGAAAGATCGTCATTGTATTTAATATAACACTCTAAAATCTTATGTA contains:
- a CDS encoding YaaR family protein, translating into MIPIPIKIQDSSDNRANISALPGRDERAIRNERDTTFSYQLRKLETKNYEERVKVLADKIESQGKKLGKKTDIRELKVYKQLISEFLDEAVSHSHHFTKKNFLDRRGRHRVYAIIKKINEELIELTNEVLKSQKDNISILKKLDDIRGLILDLLL
- the holB gene encoding DNA polymerase III subunit delta'; this encodes MVGHQRILSALRAAVQKDNVSHAYIFEGPDGVGKRDTALKFASMLMCRDDKFPCGECKSCQLYKEASNPDFYEIIQKDKSISVEEIRTILKGLVIRPLYSKYKVIVINDADAMTIQAQNALLKSLEEPPPYVVFILTVQSSAAVAQTIRSRCQRILFNRLSHEDVMEILESNYGLRKPDWEFIVSYADGVAGTALELAESSYYLQLREEVLEFTSKLVSAEDADLFKFYETFEKNNDRVDYILHVILLYFRDLLIYKETGDTSLLINSDKKDMIIKNVGLSFSHVLKCIQAVWNARRGLDNNANFQLAIEVMLMKIKQANNT
- a CDS encoding PSP1 domain-containing protein yields the protein MVKVVGVRFKKAGKIYYFDPGELVIDLNQNVIVETARGIEFGLVVVPNREVEESEIVAPLKKVIRIATEEDNVHAQENDRKEKDAFNICLQKINDHKLEMKLIDVEYTFDNNKVLFYFTADGRVDFRELVKDLASVFKTRIELRQIGVRDESKMMGGIGICGRVLCCNSFLGEFQPVSIKMAKEQSLSLNPTKISGTCGRLMCCLKYEQEAYEDLLARVPKVGAIVETPEGQGTVVEVILLKEILKVKLDIGNESDLRVYNFKDGEIRVIKDATTSDDNDLDLEALKQLED
- a CDS encoding DUF362 domain-containing protein — protein: MAYSITDACISCGACESECPVSCITAGDSIYVIDEDTCIECGACANVCPVDAPQQK
- a CDS encoding tRNA1(Val) (adenine(37)-N6)-methyltransferase encodes the protein MVTIKEKERIDDLQLKGLKLIQNTEKFCFGVDAVLLSDFADVKRNNKVLDIGTGTGIIPILLAGKTKAAKIVGLEIQEEMAEMASRSVLMNQLSDRIEIVHGDIKLYGEYFGKSSFDVVVTNPPYTNKGCGLVNPMDSKAISRHEILCSLEDVVSASAALLVPGGQLAMVHRPERLADIICSMRNNGIEPKYLRMVHPKPGKKPNMLLIKGNRGGNPELKVMEPLYVYNSDGRYSDEINKIYGREEEGQIE
- the rsmI gene encoding 16S rRNA (cytidine(1402)-2'-O)-methyltransferase; the encoded protein is MSEKGKLYLVATPIGNLQDITFRAINTLKEVDFIAAEDTRQTIKLLNHFEIKKPLVSYYEHNKVVKGNYLIEQLLLGKNIALVSDAGSPGISDPGEDLVKLAIENNIEVTMIPGPVAAVTGLVISGLPAGRFVFEGFLPMNKRSRQERLQQLKNETRTIIFYEAPHKLPYTLKDMYNAWGDRKIALARELTKRFEEVIRCSLFEAMERFQEEAPKGEFVVIIEGQDEELLVEQERNKYSEISIEDHVNKYIEEGLTKKDAIKKVAEDRGISKRDVYSTVMKK
- a CDS encoding AbrB/MazE/SpoVT family DNA-binding domain-containing protein produces the protein MKSTGIVRKVDELGRVVLPIELRRTLDIAEKDALEIYVDEATIILKKYEPACIFCGNAKDVIVYKGKNICPECMKELKK
- a CDS encoding nucleoside recognition domain-containing protein → MLNYIWIGLLMIGFTFGIVNGRLDDVTKAAMDSSQTAVTVCIGLLGVMCLWTGLMKIAEKSGLIRIIGRAVRPVLRFLFPEIPKEHPALGAIVMNLVANFLGLGNAATPLGIKAMKELQSINKDKKTATNAMCMFLVLNTAAIQLVPANIIALRTSEGSKKPAEIIICIWIASVCATIMGIIAAKMLSAVWKKDN
- a CDS encoding spore maturation protein → MDLIRHLSDYAVPAIFVVILGVAVLKKVKAYDVFVEGAKDGIDTIIKIIPSLVGLLVAVGVFKASGAMDSLILLLRPITDLLGMPPQVAPLALLRPISGSASFAFVTEIIKSFGPDSYAGRVAATMMGSTETIFYTLAVYYGSVGIKNIRYTLIAAIMADIISVIASVWACQFIFG